A section of the Spirochaetota bacterium genome encodes:
- a CDS encoding 3-deoxy-7-phosphoheptulonate synthase, whose product MSFKYIQKLPLIEEILQSYPLDEKLKKIKEQRDKEIGGILSHQDNRFLLIIGPCSAHHEDSLCEYVSRLAKIQEKVKERIIIIPRIYTNKPRTTGVGYKGMLHQPDHQKKSDITRGLMSIRHMHIRAISESHLVPADEMLYPENHMYLADLLSYVAIGARSVENQLHRLTASGLDIPVGLKNPTAGDLKVMLDSIYAAQNPHVFVYNGWEVSTNGNHLAHAVIRGAVDHYGNHIPNYHYEDLIQLAKMYKKRDLHNPSIIVDTNHSNSGKKHLDQPRIAMEVMLNRNNSDILKDLIKGLMIESYILDGSQDMSGNEFGKSITDPCLGWEKSEKLIMQIAEVFD is encoded by the coding sequence ATGAGCTTTAAATATATTCAGAAACTTCCTTTAATCGAGGAGATTTTACAGAGTTATCCACTTGATGAAAAACTAAAGAAGATAAAAGAACAGAGGGATAAAGAGATAGGAGGCATTTTATCGCATCAAGATAATCGATTTTTGCTAATAATAGGTCCATGCTCAGCTCATCATGAGGATTCATTGTGTGAATATGTATCAAGATTGGCGAAGATTCAGGAAAAGGTAAAGGAAAGAATAATAATTATCCCGCGGATATATACAAACAAACCGCGAACCACTGGTGTAGGATATAAGGGGATGCTTCATCAGCCCGATCATCAGAAAAAATCAGATATAACGCGCGGTTTAATGTCAATTCGCCATATGCATATAAGAGCCATATCCGAATCACATCTTGTTCCTGCTGACGAAATGCTGTATCCTGAGAATCATATGTACCTGGCAGACCTATTGTCCTATGTTGCAATTGGGGCGCGTTCGGTTGAGAACCAACTGCATAGGTTAACAGCCAGCGGTCTTGATATCCCAGTTGGCCTTAAGAATCCTACAGCGGGTGATTTGAAGGTTATGCTGGATTCAATCTATGCTGCTCAAAATCCGCACGTTTTTGTATATAATGGATGGGAAGTATCAACCAATGGTAATCATCTAGCCCATGCTGTAATAAGAGGAGCTGTTGATCACTATGGTAATCATATCCCCAATTATCACTATGAGGACCTTATTCAACTGGCCAAGATGTATAAGAAGCGTGATCTACATAACCCATCAATTATAGTTGACACAAATCACTCCAATTCAGGTAAAAAGCATCTAGATCAACCCAGAATAGCGATGGAGGTTATGCTCAATCGTAACAATTCTGATATACTGAAAGACTTGATCAAGGGACTGATGATTGAAAGCTATATTCTTGATGGTTCACAGGATATGAGTGGAAATGAATTTGGGAAATCTATTACTGATCCATGTCTTGGATGGGAAAAATCTGAGAAGTTGATAATGCAAATCGCTGAGGTTTTTGATTAA
- the queF gene encoding preQ(1) synthase: protein MTDYSNASSAKTETPDNFKFDFIPARNHQPVIEWEYPEFQSICPVSGRHDHGKLRLRYKPKEKILESKSMREYLSLWRNKQNWQEYITEEIADAIQIAVEPLALIVEIEWSPRGGIFARTISKRGKESEIV, encoded by the coding sequence ATGACAGACTATTCCAATGCGTCATCAGCTAAGACGGAAACACCTGATAATTTTAAATTTGATTTTATTCCTGCAAGGAATCACCAACCTGTAATTGAATGGGAATATCCGGAATTTCAAAGCATATGTCCAGTTTCAGGTAGGCATGACCATGGCAAACTTAGGCTGAGATATAAGCCTAAAGAAAAGATACTCGAGAGCAAATCCATGAGGGAATATCTCAGCCTATGGCGCAATAAACAGAACTGGCAGGAGTATATTACCGAAGAGATAGCAGACGCGATCCAAATTGCAGTTGAACCACTTGCTCTCATTGTTGAAATTGAATGGTCCCCGCGAGGCGGTATTTTTGCCCGGACCATATCCAAGAGGGGTAAGGAATCTGAAATCGTATAA
- a CDS encoding diguanylate cyclase, protein MFNRNKMIKRAALKANEDKIRLLEEEKNYLSRKIIELEKRSEEVKEEIERNRKLKLLIEINTYITNSLEKEEILKRILHQIKQLLTCESSSILFVDEELNLLKFAYLSKDEEGKRLRDTSLKMGEGIAGTVWGNGTPILINDAQNDPRFSNRADKKVNTHTNSIIAVPLTVNGIIIGVIEAINKINDSFTSFDLQMLQYISTQSAIAIKNADLYDMSNRDGMTRLFINKYFKKRLLEEWKRANRFNHDLSLVIFDIDHFKSFNDTYGHQAGDRILKEVAAIIEKNCRSIDIPCRYGGEEFSVVLPETSSREAMVFVNRIREMVEQIKIEYQDTTLELTISGGFATIPELKVSDVDELIGMADKALYYSKDNGRNRVTFYNSKLISSPSHHQK, encoded by the coding sequence ATGTTTAATAGAAATAAAATGATAAAAAGGGCTGCCCTAAAAGCGAATGAAGATAAAATACGCTTGCTTGAAGAGGAAAAGAATTACCTATCAAGAAAAATAATTGAACTGGAAAAGAGAAGTGAAGAAGTAAAAGAAGAAATTGAGAGAAACAGGAAACTAAAATTATTAATCGAAATCAACACCTATATTACCAATTCATTAGAGAAGGAAGAAATTTTAAAAAGAATTCTGCATCAGATTAAGCAGTTATTAACCTGTGAATCGAGTAGCATTCTTTTTGTTGACGAGGAATTAAATCTATTAAAATTTGCTTATTTGAGTAAAGATGAAGAAGGGAAAAGATTAAGGGACACAAGTCTGAAGATGGGTGAAGGGATTGCAGGCACAGTTTGGGGAAATGGCACACCGATTCTTATCAATGACGCTCAAAATGACCCTCGATTCTCAAATAGAGCTGATAAAAAAGTCAATACACATACTAATTCAATAATAGCAGTGCCACTAACAGTTAATGGAATAATTATTGGAGTGATTGAGGCGATCAATAAAATAAATGACTCATTCACATCCTTTGACTTACAGATGCTACAATATATATCAACCCAATCAGCAATTGCAATCAAGAATGCTGATTTGTATGATATGTCAAATAGGGATGGAATGACAAGATTATTTATAAATAAATATTTCAAAAAGAGACTTCTTGAAGAGTGGAAGAGGGCTAATAGATTTAACCACGATTTGTCATTAGTTATTTTTGATATTGATCACTTTAAGAGCTTTAATGATACCTATGGACATCAAGCTGGTGATAGAATCCTTAAAGAGGTTGCTGCTATAATAGAAAAAAACTGCAGATCAATTGATATTCCCTGTAGATACGGTGGAGAAGAATTCTCGGTTGTTTTACCTGAAACATCTAGCAGGGAGGCAATGGTTTTTGTTAATAGGATAAGAGAAATGGTTGAACAGATTAAAATAGAATACCAGGATACAACATTAGAGTTGACAATTTCTGGTGGATTTGCCACTATCCCTGAACTAAAAGTATCAGATGTTGATGAATTGATAGGGATGGCGGATAAAGCGCTTTATTACTCAAAAGATAATGGTCGAAATAGGGTAACCTTCTATAATTCTAAGCTAATATCCTCCCCTTCTCATCATCAGAAATGA
- a CDS encoding MBL fold metallo-hydrolase, with the protein MVLFQIGDDYGISLHVHLWLESKSRIDLGNYIIDVIHTPGHTSGSICIYEPLKKFLFTGDTLFTGGTLPYIAESGGVGDYINSLMSLNTRKINEFSRTWKHINESSGRYRCCTN; encoded by the coding sequence TTGGTCCTCTTTCAGATAGGAGATGATTATGGAATATCACTTCATGTTCATCTCTGGTTGGAGAGCAAAAGCAGGATCGATCTTGGGAATTATATCATTGATGTTATTCATACACCTGGACATACATCAGGATCAATCTGCATTTATGAACCATTAAAGAAATTCCTTTTTACAGGTGACACACTGTTTACAGGTGGGACGCTGCCATATATTGCTGAATCAGGGGGTGTCGGAGATTATATAAATTCCCTAATGTCCCTCAATACACGAAAGATCAATGAATTTTCCAGGACATGGAAGCATATCAATGAATCCTCGGGAAGATATAGATGCTGCACTAACTAA
- a CDS encoding NIL domain-containing protein has protein sequence MVTIEVELTIPNELKADPFFYYIIKHFNVIPNIVEASFSTEMGWAIVQIQGEREELDKLFNYFTEKDVQVDFR, from the coding sequence ATGGTTACTATAGAAGTGGAGTTGACTATCCCCAATGAACTAAAGGCAGATCCATTTTTTTATTACATTATCAAGCATTTTAATGTTATTCCTAATATAGTAGAAGCCTCATTTTCCACTGAAATGGGATGGGCAATAGTGCAAATCCAGGGTGAACGAGAGGAATTGGATAAGCTGTTCAATTATTTTACTGAAAAGGATGTCCAAGTAGATTTTAGATAA
- a CDS encoding radical SAM protein, whose translation MLLYLINPVNPLVSVNKVKQTYWNRYRVWKPLSLLIIAGLTPPEWDIRIIDENLGIPDYASLPSPDMVGITAFSSQAERAYDLAAEYRNRGVTVVMGGIHATMCSDEALERVDAIVMGEAESIWAQVLEDTKKGKLNRIYKGKRLGMDKMPLARHDLLPSGYKFGLIQTTRGCPLNCNFCSVSSFNGRRYRYRPIENILEELKLIKERHVLIVDDNFIGTRKEHICRTKDLLRAMIKAKIDKKWITQVTINFADDQELLRLAAKAGCTGVFIGFESINVEGLTEINKSFNFQKGRDFKSSVHRIKQHGILVAGSFIMGLDVDKPGIGQQIASTANYYNIDILNVLFLTPLPGTKLWEKMKSDGRIAANDFPEDWKYYTLTCPVAKYNHLSWADIINENEICSRSFYSYSCIFYRVFQNMLHNCKPFITLASNLSYRSNAVRFYHKKYRGLDLSKGGNIDQQIPVIEKV comes from the coding sequence ATGCTATTATACCTGATAAACCCCGTTAATCCATTAGTGAGTGTAAACAAGGTAAAACAGACATACTGGAATAGGTATCGAGTCTGGAAACCACTTAGTCTCTTGATCATAGCTGGTTTAACCCCCCCGGAATGGGATATAAGGATAATTGACGAAAACCTTGGCATTCCAGACTACGCATCCCTACCGAGTCCGGATATGGTTGGGATAACCGCCTTTTCTTCACAGGCGGAGAGAGCATATGATTTGGCTGCTGAATACCGTAATCGTGGAGTCACTGTGGTGATGGGGGGCATACATGCAACAATGTGTAGTGATGAAGCGTTGGAGAGAGTGGATGCCATTGTGATGGGTGAAGCAGAGAGTATCTGGGCTCAGGTTTTGGAAGATACAAAAAAAGGCAAATTAAACCGTATATATAAAGGTAAACGGTTGGGGATGGATAAAATGCCTTTAGCTCGTCATGATCTGCTTCCTAGTGGTTATAAATTTGGGTTAATTCAGACTACACGGGGTTGTCCTCTTAACTGTAATTTTTGTAGCGTCAGTTCCTTTAATGGAAGGCGCTATAGATACCGCCCTATTGAAAACATTTTAGAAGAATTAAAATTGATTAAAGAAAGACATGTGCTCATTGTGGATGACAATTTTATAGGCACTCGCAAGGAACATATCTGTCGAACAAAAGATTTACTCCGGGCTATGATTAAGGCAAAAATTGATAAAAAGTGGATTACTCAGGTGACGATTAACTTTGCTGATGATCAAGAACTGCTCAGATTAGCGGCAAAGGCTGGCTGCACAGGTGTCTTTATTGGTTTTGAATCGATTAATGTTGAAGGTTTAACTGAAATCAATAAAAGTTTCAATTTCCAGAAGGGACGTGACTTCAAGTCATCAGTTCATCGCATAAAGCAGCATGGCATACTGGTAGCTGGATCCTTTATCATGGGACTGGACGTTGACAAACCTGGCATAGGACAACAGATTGCCAGTACTGCCAATTACTATAACATAGATATCCTTAATGTATTATTCCTGACTCCCCTTCCAGGGACAAAACTCTGGGAAAAAATGAAATCCGATGGTCGTATAGCTGCAAATGACTTTCCAGAGGATTGGAAATACTATACACTAACCTGTCCGGTAGCCAAGTATAATCATTTATCTTGGGCTGATATTATTAATGAGAATGAGATATGTTCCCGTTCTTTTTACTCATACTCATGCATATTTTATAGAGTATTTCAAAATATGCTACACAACTGTAAACCCTTCATTACACTGGCGAGCAACCTCTCCTATAGAAGCAATGCTGTACGATTTTATCATAAAAAATATAGAGGATTGGATTTATCCAAGGGTGGGAATATAGACCAGCAAATACCTGTAATAGAAAAGGTATAA
- a CDS encoding leucyl aminopeptidase, whose amino-acid sequence MKLIVKKKDDFSNSDVVVIFLTEGYRNNIEKDIPSEFSFITERVDLSFFMGKSSEVLFLPFIDFPNIIIIGIGKEEEINSESLRNSSSDIVKICKNKNVKAVSVLLPLLTKLTQQSILSSIAEGLYLSNYNFDKYKSKEDDANKLLDKAFFYFDTREIAVSILKDIEISCENTILCRDMINETSDKTNPVEIAKVAKGLSKINGITCEVYGRQEIEKMKMGLILAVSRGSVHPPQLVVLKYKGNPKSKKSIAIVGKGITFDSGGMNLKSSSHIEDMRCDMSGAAACIYTIKAAAEMKIKKNIFAIIPLCENMISNTAYRPGDVFYAYNGKSVEIGNTDAEGRLILADALAYTEEKLKPDYIIDIATLTGACLVCFGETIAGLLTNNDNLAEIVCKAGEETGDRAWRLPLYKEFDEEMKSDIADIKNISSNRNAGTIMGAVFLKSFIQKTYWAHIDIAGTAWYSKQRGYRPKYATGFGVRLFLEMIKGLDF is encoded by the coding sequence ATGAAATTGATTGTAAAGAAGAAAGATGATTTCTCGAACTCAGATGTAGTCGTAATATTTTTAACAGAGGGATATAGAAATAATATAGAAAAAGATATCCCATCAGAATTTTCATTTATTACTGAGAGAGTAGATCTCTCCTTTTTTATGGGCAAATCATCTGAAGTGCTATTCCTGCCTTTTATAGATTTTCCAAACATAATTATCATTGGTATTGGGAAGGAGGAAGAGATAAACAGTGAATCATTAAGGAATAGCTCAAGCGATATTGTTAAGATATGTAAAAACAAAAATGTAAAAGCTGTTAGTGTGTTGCTGCCTTTATTAACAAAACTGACTCAGCAGAGTATTTTATCATCAATAGCTGAGGGATTATATCTGTCGAATTATAATTTTGATAAATATAAATCAAAGGAGGATGATGCCAACAAATTGCTTGATAAGGCTTTTTTCTACTTTGACACAAGGGAGATAGCCGTATCAATTCTGAAAGATATTGAAATATCATGTGAGAACACCATCCTTTGCAGAGATATGATAAACGAAACCAGTGATAAAACGAATCCCGTAGAAATAGCTAAAGTGGCTAAAGGTCTATCGAAAATAAATGGAATTACATGTGAGGTATATGGAAGACAGGAGATTGAGAAGATGAAGATGGGTCTCATCCTTGCAGTTAGTCGTGGCAGTGTCCATCCACCTCAATTGGTTGTATTAAAATATAAGGGCAATCCGAAAAGTAAGAAGTCCATAGCAATTGTTGGCAAAGGGATCACCTTTGATTCCGGTGGGATGAATCTGAAATCTTCATCTCATATTGAAGACATGAGATGCGACATGTCAGGCGCTGCTGCGTGCATTTATACCATAAAGGCAGCAGCAGAGATGAAAATTAAAAAGAATATTTTTGCTATAATTCCTCTTTGTGAAAATATGATAAGCAACACAGCATACAGACCAGGGGATGTCTTTTATGCCTACAATGGGAAGAGTGTAGAGATTGGAAATACAGACGCAGAGGGGAGGTTGATACTTGCGGATGCGCTTGCCTATACAGAGGAAAAATTAAAACCTGATTATATTATTGATATTGCAACCCTTACTGGGGCGTGTTTAGTCTGCTTCGGTGAGACAATAGCAGGCTTGTTGACAAATAATGATAATCTTGCAGAAATAGTCTGTAAAGCAGGGGAGGAGACTGGTGATAGGGCATGGAGGTTGCCTCTTTATAAAGAATTTGATGAGGAGATGAAGTCAGATATCGCTGATATAAAAAATATATCCTCCAACAGGAATGCTGGAACCATAATGGGAGCGGTTTTTCTGAAAAGCTTTATACAAAAGACCTACTGGGCCCATATCGATATCGCTGGTACGGCATGGTATTCAAAACAGAGGGGGTATAGGCCCAAGTATGCCACTGGTTTTGGGGTGAGATTGTTTTTGGAAATGATAAAAGGTTTGGATTTTTAA
- the lpxK gene encoding tetraacyldisaccharide 4'-kinase — MQMRIFRLTLGDRVTMLQRYISFLCRYFRFFLMPLIPLYLAIFYIKKMLSHPQASGMPVICIGNITVGGTGKTPAVMQIVKLLEEEEYKPAIVSRGYRGSRSKVGAIVCDGAKILLNPEESGDESYLMALRLKNIPIAIGHNRLSVVLRLMRGYDIDVIIMDDGIQNNSIYKEISIITIDATNPFGNGLILPAGDLREPKSALKRADLILITKSDLISEIRLKELEKRIKRISAGCMIFKSKYKISEIYRIDDNDFRYPVSAISDKRVLLITAIGNPEAFLKTVIKYKPDVVRLLPFPDHYNYTERDCDRFVKESNYYDYVLVTEKDYVKMKKYHLNPKFFVLPISVAFEYEPLFRKHLLHRLSEMK, encoded by the coding sequence ATGCAGATGAGAATATTTCGTCTGACGCTGGGTGATCGTGTGACGATGCTTCAAAGGTATATCAGCTTTCTATGCAGATATTTTAGATTCTTCTTGATGCCCCTGATTCCACTATATTTAGCAATATTCTATATAAAAAAAATGCTAAGCCATCCTCAGGCCTCTGGAATGCCTGTAATATGTATCGGGAATATTACAGTTGGAGGCACTGGAAAGACGCCCGCGGTTATGCAGATTGTCAAACTTTTAGAAGAAGAGGAATACAAGCCTGCTATTGTGAGCAGAGGATACAGGGGTTCAAGATCGAAAGTCGGAGCGATCGTTTGTGATGGCGCCAAAATTCTGTTAAATCCGGAGGAATCAGGAGATGAATCCTATCTTATGGCATTGAGATTGAAGAATATACCAATAGCGATTGGACACAACCGCTTAAGTGTTGTTCTGAGACTAATGCGTGGATATGATATCGATGTGATAATTATGGATGATGGAATTCAAAATAATTCGATCTATAAAGAAATATCTATTATTACAATTGATGCCACAAATCCCTTTGGGAATGGGCTTATATTACCTGCTGGAGATTTGCGGGAGCCAAAATCTGCTCTAAAAAGAGCTGATCTTATACTCATCACTAAATCCGATCTCATCTCTGAAATCAGACTAAAGGAGCTTGAAAAGAGGATTAAGCGGATTTCAGCAGGTTGCATGATATTCAAATCAAAATATAAAATATCGGAGATATATAGGATTGATGATAATGATTTCAGATATCCGGTTTCAGCCATTTCTGACAAAAGAGTCTTACTCATAACTGCTATTGGGAATCCAGAGGCTTTTCTAAAAACAGTAATAAAGTATAAACCTGATGTGGTGAGACTTCTTCCTTTCCCAGACCATTATAATTATACTGAGAGGGATTGTGATAGGTTTGTTAAGGAATCTAATTATTACGATTATGTGCTTGTAACGGAAAAGGATTATGTAAAGATGAAGAAATATCATCTTAACCCTAAGTTCTTTGTATTGCCGATATCAGTTGCCTTCGAATATGAACCTCTATTCAGGAAGCATCTTTTACATAGACTCTCAGAAATGAAATAA
- a CDS encoding HIT family protein — protein sequence MSNDCIFCKIIDGDLPSHKVYEDKDVTAFLDIFPVSRGHTVVVPRIHCLNFLDFPDDKIEVYFTVLKKLTVELKGKLGADGVNILQNNFTAAGQLVNHMHFHIIPRWDDDGALKLIQTKKQAKPEELKEILESIVD from the coding sequence ATGTCGAACGATTGTATATTTTGTAAAATAATAGATGGCGACCTCCCATCACATAAAGTATATGAGGATAAAGATGTCACAGCATTTTTGGATATCTTCCCAGTTTCCAGGGGTCACACAGTTGTTGTGCCGAGAATCCATTGTCTCAACTTCCTTGATTTCCCTGATGATAAGATAGAGGTGTATTTTACGGTATTAAAAAAATTAACAGTTGAGTTGAAGGGAAAGCTTGGGGCAGATGGTGTAAATATTCTTCAGAATAATTTTACAGCAGCTGGACAGTTGGTTAATCATATGCACTTCCATATCATTCCGCGTTGGGATGATGATGGAGCGTTGAAGCTGATACAAACGAAAAAACAGGCTAAACCTGAAGAACTGAAGGAGATACTTGAAAGTATTGTAGATTGA
- a CDS encoding DNA polymerase ligase N-terminal domain-containing protein has product MKFVILHHTNGTDHYDLMIEYGKSLLTWHVSTDKIMSLLKGEMIEVERIQNHRKEYLSFEGALSSNRGNVSIFDSGNYEAISFNNERIEITLYGRMLNGKILIKNIEQNIYSICYFSIDQS; this is encoded by the coding sequence ATGAAATTTGTAATCCTTCATCATACAAATGGGACAGATCACTATGACCTTATGATAGAATATGGCAAGTCTCTATTGACTTGGCATGTCTCTACAGATAAGATTATGTCTCTCTTGAAAGGCGAAATGATTGAGGTTGAGAGGATTCAAAATCACAGAAAGGAGTATCTTTCCTTTGAGGGAGCGTTAAGTAGCAATAGGGGGAATGTCAGCATCTTTGATTCAGGCAATTATGAGGCGATCTCATTTAATAACGAAAGGATTGAGATTACCCTTTATGGAAGGATGCTAAATGGGAAAATCCTTATTAAAAACATTGAACAGAATATCTACTCCATTTGCTATTTCTCAATAGATCAAAGCTAA
- a CDS encoding ribonuclease R family protein — MPISSKTIISYIKSLSTPFTVNHLIKKLINIKTKKKGKKKHIKGNDVNKITQVLQALVSIGYIYKHKKSYVKSPSFILKGIIKINNSGNGILITEDEREIIIKRDFMNRAHNNDLVKAEIIEFKRGLFFGQIKSILNRNKDVYFARVINKTRGNIHFQLLDTKGEPEACYKRHDKEPEIGDYAIVKMLKDSSSKHPMCSIEKLLSSDEEHDVQRIILKHSLPGPHRNYEELSNISEYIHQDRSIKRKDYRGLFTITIDGEDAKDFDDAISLETSQNEYKLYIHIADVSFFIKKDGELDLEAQKRGNSFYLSNHVIPMLPEILSNNLCSLREGEERFALSVEIVFDKNGKQINIHYHRGLIIVNKRLTYEEVDKIIQQNKKTQLGTLLQGMYTLAVMLRQIRRSEGRIDLSLEDIKINCSVDDVRDIDYSHRLKSHVIIEEFMLSANEVVSRTLRDNDIPTLYRVHESISDEKLLYLKNFLRSLNLMLKESDNIGIVIQRIIDDVAGKEYEQVVNFVILKSFMQAYYGVKPLGHFGLGFRDYTHFTSPIRRYPDLIVHRCLLSYIEKSPSLYNIDELKIIGEKSSEMERIAQSAERDLIKLLSCRLMSNRIGEKFNAIISGIAEMGFYVTLADKPIEGMVPLRYLTDDYYLVKEDEFIVVGKRLGKRFRLGDTLRVRLMDVNVDTMRIDFDVI, encoded by the coding sequence ATGCCCATCTCCTCTAAGACAATAATCTCCTACATTAAGAGTTTATCTACCCCATTTACCGTCAATCACCTCATTAAAAAATTAATTAATATAAAAACCAAAAAAAAAGGGAAAAAGAAGCATATTAAAGGTAATGATGTTAATAAAATAACCCAAGTGCTTCAAGCACTTGTCTCTATTGGATATATATATAAACATAAAAAGAGTTATGTTAAATCCCCAAGTTTTATTCTCAAGGGTATTATAAAGATCAATAATAGTGGAAACGGAATTTTAATAACAGAAGATGAGAGAGAGATTATTATTAAAAGGGATTTCATGAATAGGGCTCATAACAATGATCTCGTAAAGGCTGAAATAATAGAATTCAAGAGGGGTTTATTCTTTGGTCAAATTAAAAGCATCCTAAATAGAAATAAAGATGTCTATTTTGCGAGGGTAATAAATAAAACAAGGGGAAATATCCATTTTCAACTACTAGACACAAAGGGTGAACCAGAGGCCTGTTATAAGAGGCATGATAAAGAACCAGAGATAGGCGACTATGCAATAGTAAAAATGCTGAAAGATTCGAGTTCTAAACATCCTATGTGTTCAATTGAAAAATTGTTATCTTCAGATGAAGAACATGATGTCCAAAGAATCATATTGAAGCATTCTCTCCCAGGGCCTCATAGGAATTATGAGGAATTGAGTAATATTTCCGAATATATTCATCAGGATAGATCAATAAAGAGGAAAGACTATAGGGGGCTTTTTACTATTACCATCGATGGAGAGGATGCTAAGGACTTCGATGATGCAATATCGCTGGAAACCTCTCAAAACGAATATAAGCTCTATATTCATATCGCTGACGTCTCCTTCTTTATCAAAAAAGATGGAGAACTGGACCTAGAAGCACAAAAACGCGGCAATAGTTTTTATCTCAGCAATCATGTTATTCCCATGCTTCCCGAAATCCTATCCAACAATCTTTGTTCCCTTAGAGAGGGTGAGGAGAGATTTGCACTCTCTGTAGAAATTGTGTTTGATAAAAATGGCAAGCAGATAAATATCCATTATCATAGGGGATTGATTATTGTAAATAAAAGATTAACCTATGAAGAGGTTGACAAGATTATTCAACAAAACAAGAAAACCCAATTGGGGACACTATTACAGGGGATGTACACACTAGCGGTGATGCTGAGACAGATTAGGAGGTCTGAGGGTCGCATAGATCTATCTCTGGAGGATATTAAGATTAACTGCAGTGTGGATGACGTCAGGGATATAGATTATTCCCATAGATTGAAGAGTCATGTTATTATTGAAGAGTTTATGCTTAGCGCCAATGAGGTCGTATCAAGGACTCTAAGGGACAACGATATCCCAACATTATACAGGGTCCATGAGAGCATAAGTGATGAAAAATTGTTATACTTAAAAAATTTCTTAAGGTCTCTTAACCTGATGCTTAAGGAATCAGATAATATTGGAATAGTAATCCAAAGGATAATCGACGATGTTGCAGGAAAGGAATATGAGCAGGTTGTAAACTTTGTTATCCTGAAATCCTTTATGCAGGCATATTATGGAGTAAAGCCCCTTGGTCATTTTGGATTGGGATTCAGGGATTATACTCATTTTACATCACCTATTCGAAGATATCCAGATCTAATTGTGCATCGTTGCCTTTTAAGCTACATCGAAAAATCCCCATCACTATATAATATTGATGAGCTTAAGATTATTGGCGAAAAGAGTTCGGAGATGGAGAGAATTGCTCAGAGCGCTGAGAGAGACCTTATAAAACTTCTGTCATGCAGATTGATGAGCAATCGAATCGGCGAAAAATTTAACGCGATAATCAGTGGTATTGCTGAGATGGGATTTTATGTTACCCTAGCGGATAAACCGATTGAGGGGATGGTTCCATTAAGATATCTTACAGATGATTATTACCTTGTTAAAGAGGATGAATTTATAGTTGTTGGGAAAAGGCTTGGCAAGAGATTCAGGCTTGGGGATACACTTCGAGTTAGGTTGATGGATGTAAATGTCGATACTATGAGAATAGATTTTGATGTTATATGA